CCTATCTCGACACCGTCGAGGAGGCCGCGTCGGACCTGGACGTCGGCATCCGGATCTTCACCGAGCTCAATTGCCGCCGCGGGCTGCCCGTACCTGTGGTGGTGCGCTTCGACTACCACGGCCAGGTGCCGGGCGCGCGCGAGCGGGCGGTCACGCGCTGCCGCCGCGTGACCGAGGCGCTCCAATCCCGCTATCGCGACCTCTTCGGGCGCGGTCTGCTGCACGTCCTTCAGGTGGTGCGCGACTGCAACGCCGACGCCCCGATCGAGATTCTGGAATGCACGGTCAACGCCGAGCGCAAGGCGGGGGGGCACTGATGAAGATCTATCAGGTCGAGCGGCCCCTGGTCGCAACCAATCGGATTCCCGGGCTGGAGCACAGGCACCTCCAAGTGGTGCGCGATGGCCCCGTCAGCGCCGTGGCCGTGGACGCGGTCGGCTGCACGCCGGGCGACTGGGTGATCTGCGTCGGCAGCTCCGCCGCCCGCGAGGCGGCCGGCAGCAAGGAATACCCGAGCGATCTCACCATCGTCGGCATTATTGATCGCTGGCCGCCGCAGGAGACCGAGTGATGGACATCTTTCAGGTCGAAGGGCCACTGGTCTGCACCCGGCGCATCGCTGGCCTCGATCACGTGAGCCTGCGGGTGCTGCGCGACGCCAAGGGCCGGCGCCAGGTGGCGACGGACCCGGTGGGGGCGCGGGCCGGCAACCATGTCTTCACGGTCAACGGGTCAGCGGCTCGCTACGCCCAGGGCGATTTCGCCATCCTCACCGATCTCACGATCGGCGGGATCATCGACGACTGGGATGAGGCATCGAAGGGGTCGTCGACGGCCGCGCAGGCGGCGCCGGCAGCGGTTTGAAACAGTCCGAACAATCGAGTCAGTCAGCAGGAGACAGAACGATGGCAAGCGAAAACTACGGAATTGCGTTGGGCATGATCGAGACGCGCGGGCTGGTGCCCGCCATCGAGGCGGCGGACGCCATGACCAAGGCAGCCGAGGTGCGCCTGATCGGGCGCGAGTTCGTCGGCGGCGGCTATGTGACGGTGCTGGTGCGCGGCGAGACCGGCGCCGTCAACGCCGCCGTGCGCGCCGGTGCCGATGCCTGCGAGCGCGTCGGCGACGGGCTGGTGGCGGCCCACATCATCGCCCGCCCTCACCGCGAGGTGGAGCCCGTGCTCGGCACCCCGGGCCCCGACAAGGCCAGCCCCGGAAACAGTTAGTCCCGAAAACGAGTCATCGAGTTCGCCGCCACACGGTGCGGCGCGTGTAGGCCCCAAGAAACCTTCCCAGACGGAGACGAGACGATGGCAAACGAAAACTACGGAATTGCGTTGGGTATGATCGAGACGCGCGGGCTGGTGCCCGCCATCGAGGCGGCGGACGCCATGACCAAGGCGGCCGAGGTGCGCCTGATCGGGCGCGAGTTCGTCGGCGGCGGCTAC
This portion of the Thioflavicoccus mobilis 8321 genome encodes:
- a CDS encoding carboxysome peptide B encodes the protein MDIFQVEGPLVCTRRIAGLDHVSLRVLRDAKGRRQVATDPVGARAGNHVFTVNGSAARYAQGDFAILTDLTIGGIIDDWDEASKGSSTAAQAAPAAV
- a CDS encoding BMC domain-containing protein, with the protein product MASENYGIALGMIETRGLVPAIEAADAMTKAAEVRLIGREFVGGGYVTVLVRGETGAVNAAVRAGADACERVGDGLVAAHIIARPHREVEPVLGTPGPDKASPGNS
- a CDS encoding carboxysome peptide A, with product MKIYQVERPLVATNRIPGLEHRHLQVVRDGPVSAVAVDAVGCTPGDWVICVGSSAAREAAGSKEYPSDLTIVGIIDRWPPQETE